A section of the Oryza sativa Japonica Group chromosome 1, ASM3414082v1 genome encodes:
- the LOC4324537 gene encoding CRS2-associated factor 1, chloroplastic: MATSHLTSRSLLVQAQYPISRLPSNLRLSLSHHKQPAAVAKRRRAPAPSHPAFSSVIRGRPKKVPIPENGEPAAGVRVTERGLAYHLDGAPFEFQYSYTETPRARPVALREAPFLPFGPEVTPRPWTGRKPLPKSRKELPEFDSFMLPPPGKKGVKPVQSPGPFLAGTEPRYQAASREEVLGEPLTKEEVDELVKATLKTKRQLNIGRDGLTHNMLENIHSHWKRKRVCKIKCKGVCTVDMDNVCQQLEEKVGGKVIHHQGGVIFLFRGRNYNYRTRPIYPLMLWKPAAPVYPRLVKKIPDGLTPDEAEDMRKRGRQLPPICKLGKNGVYLNLVKQVREAFEACDLVRVDCSGLNKSDCRKIGAKLKDLVPCTLLSFEFEHILMWRGNDWKSSLPPLEENDFKVASDQILNSKEAGSGSALTPIELVNNATSLKKCNLIEGAEKLEDSMKSSFENGMILGSACGNPGVCNSEGIDGTESSADAPIEFSPSNSARDLDPSQTSTLYCQSSLLDKSENGELIEMYPDRCGNSEQSPDVPEALTCLMGSSDEIHELETMRRNCKHLNGSDGVNSDSIVPSYMEGILLLFKQAIDSGMALVLNENEFADANYVYQKSVAFTKTAPRYLVLRHTPRKSHGTQKTEPAKNVRINKHLEEHKVSDHVKKKEIVMGGSRMQRNDHAREFLSDVVPQGTLRVDELAKLLA; this comes from the exons ATGGCAACTAGCCACCTCACCTCTCGCTCCCTCCTCGTCCAAGCCCAGTACCCCATCTCACGGCTCCCATCCAACctccgcctctccctctcccaccaCAAGCAACCAGCCGCCGTCGCCAAGCGCCGCCGAGCCCCCGCCCCCTCCCACCCGGCCTTCTCTTCGGTCATCCGCGGCCGTCCCAAGAAAGTCCCCATCCCGGAAAACGGCGAGCCAGCCGCCGGTGTCCGCGTCACTGAACGTGGCCTGGCCTATCATCTTGACGGCGCGCCCTTCGAGTTCCAGTACAGTTACACAGagacgccgcgcgcgcgccccgtCGCGCTCCGCGAGGCCCCGTTCCTGCCGTTCGGGCCTGAGGTAACGCCGCGCCCATGGACCGGGAGGAAGCCGCTCCCCAAGAGCCGCAAGGAACTGCCTGAGTTCGACTCCTTCATGCTCCCGCCGCCGGGCAAGAAGGGGGTGAAGCCCGTGCAGTCGCCGGGGCCATTCCTTGCCGGCACGGAGCCGAGGTACCAAGCGGCGTCCAGGGAGGAGGTCCTCGGGGAGCCTCTCACAAAGGAGGAGGTCGACGAGCTCGTCAAGGCGACCCTCAAGACCAAGCGGCAGCTTAATATCG GTAGAGATGGTCTAACACACAATATGTTGGAGAACATTCATTCGCattggaagaggaagagagtgTGCAAGATAAAATGCAAAGGTGTATGCACGGTTGATATGGATAATGTCTGCCAGCAGCTAGAG GAGAAAGTTGGAGGAAAAGTAATTCATCATCAGGGTGGTGTGATATTTCTCTTTCGTGGTAGAAACTACAATTACAGAACTCGCCCAATCTATCCACTTATGCTTTGGAAACCTGCTGCACCAGTGTACCCCCGCTTGGTTAAAAAGATCCCAGACGGCTTAACTCCAGATGAGGCAGAAGATATGCGCAAGAGAGGACGTCAGTTACCACCAATTTGCAAACTCG gaaaaaatgGTGTTTATCTTAACCTCGTGAAGCAAGTTCGAGAAGCATTTGAAGCATGTGATCTTGTCCGGGTTGATTGCTCAGGTCTTAATAAAAGTGATTGCAGAAAGATAGGAGCTAAACTTAAG GATCTAGTTCCCTGTACCTTACTGTCTTTTGAGTTTGAACATATACTGATGTGGAGAGGAAATGATTGGAAATCATCCCTTCCTCCATTAGAAGAAAATGATTTTAAAGTGGCGAGCGACCAAATTTTGAATAGCAAAGAAGCAGGTTCTGGAAGTGCTCTGACCCCAATTGAGCTGGTCAACAATGCCACGTCTCTCAAGAAATGCAACTTGATTGAAGGTGCAGAAAAATTGGAAGATTCCATGAAGTCTAGTTTTGAAAATGGTATGATTTTGGGTTCTGCATGTGGAAACCCTGGAGTATGCAACTCTGAAGGTATAGATGGAACTGAGTCCTCAGCTGATGCTCCAATTGAATTTTCTCCTTCAAATTCAGCAAGGGATTTAGATCCATCTCAAACATCAACATTGTATTGCCAAAGCTCCCTATTGGACAAGAGTGAAAATGGAGAGCTCATTGAGATGTACCCTGACAGATGTGGAAACTCGGAACAATCTCCAGATGTACCAGAAGCTTTAACTTGTCTAATGGGCAGCAGTGATGAGATTCATGAATTGGAAACTATGAGGAGAAACTGCAAACATTTAAACGGCAGCGATGGTGTTAACAGTGATTCCATAGTCCCTTCCTACATGGAAGGAATTTTACTCCTTTTCAAACAAGCCATTGACAGTGGCATGGCACTCGTGCTGAATGAAAATGAGTTTGCTGATGCCAATTATGTGTATCAAAAGTCTGTTGCTTTTACAAAGACGGCTCCACGATACCTGGTACTCCGGCATACACCAAGGAAGTCCCATGGTACCCAGAAGACTGAGCCAGCCAAGAATGTAAGGATAAATAAGCATCTTGAAGAACATAAAGTATCTGATCAtgtcaaaaagaaagaaattgtcATGGGAGGATCAAGAATGCAGAGAAATGATCACGCACGAGAATTTCTATCAGATGTTGTTCCACAGGGTACCTTAAGAGTAGATGAACTTGCTAAATTACTGGCTTAA
- the LOC4324537 gene encoding CRS2-associated factor 1, chloroplastic isoform X1 — protein MATSHLTSRSLLVQAQYPISRLPSNLRLSLSHHKQPAAVAKRRRAPAPSHPAFSSVIRGRPKKVPIPENGEPAAGVRVTERGLAYHLDGAPFEFQYSYTETPRARPVALREAPFLPFGPEVTPRPWTGRKPLPKSRKELPEFDSFMLPPPGKKGVKPVQSPGPFLAGTEPRYQAASREEVLGEPLTKEEVDELVKATLKTKRQLNIGRDGLTHNMLENIHSHWKRKRVCKIKCKGVCTVDMDNVCQQLEEKVGGKVIHHQGVYPRLVKKIPDGLTPDEAEDMRKRGRQLPPICKLGKNGVYLNLVKQVREAFEACDLVRVDCSGLNKSDCRKIGAKLKDLVPCTLLSFEFEHILMWRGNDWKSSLPPLEENDFKVASDQILNSKEAGSGSALTPIELVNNATSLKKCNLIEGAEKLEDSMKSSFENGMILGSACGNPGVCNSEGIDGTESSADAPIEFSPSNSARDLDPSQTSTLYCQSSLLDKSENGELIEMYPDRCGNSEQSPDVPEALTCLMGSSDEIHELETMRRNCKHLNGSDGVNSDSIVPSYMEGILLLFKQAIDSGMALVLNENEFADANYVYQKSVAFTKTAPRYLVLRHTPRKSHGTQKTEPAKNVRINKHLEEHKVSDHVKKKEIVMGGSRMQRNDHAREFLSDVVPQGTLRVDELAKLLA, from the exons ATGGCAACTAGCCACCTCACCTCTCGCTCCCTCCTCGTCCAAGCCCAGTACCCCATCTCACGGCTCCCATCCAACctccgcctctccctctcccaccaCAAGCAACCAGCCGCCGTCGCCAAGCGCCGCCGAGCCCCCGCCCCCTCCCACCCGGCCTTCTCTTCGGTCATCCGCGGCCGTCCCAAGAAAGTCCCCATCCCGGAAAACGGCGAGCCAGCCGCCGGTGTCCGCGTCACTGAACGTGGCCTGGCCTATCATCTTGACGGCGCGCCCTTCGAGTTCCAGTACAGTTACACAGagacgccgcgcgcgcgccccgtCGCGCTCCGCGAGGCCCCGTTCCTGCCGTTCGGGCCTGAGGTAACGCCGCGCCCATGGACCGGGAGGAAGCCGCTCCCCAAGAGCCGCAAGGAACTGCCTGAGTTCGACTCCTTCATGCTCCCGCCGCCGGGCAAGAAGGGGGTGAAGCCCGTGCAGTCGCCGGGGCCATTCCTTGCCGGCACGGAGCCGAGGTACCAAGCGGCGTCCAGGGAGGAGGTCCTCGGGGAGCCTCTCACAAAGGAGGAGGTCGACGAGCTCGTCAAGGCGACCCTCAAGACCAAGCGGCAGCTTAATATCG GTAGAGATGGTCTAACACACAATATGTTGGAGAACATTCATTCGCattggaagaggaagagagtgTGCAAGATAAAATGCAAAGGTGTATGCACGGTTGATATGGATAATGTCTGCCAGCAGCTAGAG GAGAAAGTTGGAGGAAAAGTAATTCATCATCAGGGTG TGTACCCCCGCTTGGTTAAAAAGATCCCAGACGGCTTAACTCCAGATGAGGCAGAAGATATGCGCAAGAGAGGACGTCAGTTACCACCAATTTGCAAACTCG gaaaaaatgGTGTTTATCTTAACCTCGTGAAGCAAGTTCGAGAAGCATTTGAAGCATGTGATCTTGTCCGGGTTGATTGCTCAGGTCTTAATAAAAGTGATTGCAGAAAGATAGGAGCTAAACTTAAG GATCTAGTTCCCTGTACCTTACTGTCTTTTGAGTTTGAACATATACTGATGTGGAGAGGAAATGATTGGAAATCATCCCTTCCTCCATTAGAAGAAAATGATTTTAAAGTGGCGAGCGACCAAATTTTGAATAGCAAAGAAGCAGGTTCTGGAAGTGCTCTGACCCCAATTGAGCTGGTCAACAATGCCACGTCTCTCAAGAAATGCAACTTGATTGAAGGTGCAGAAAAATTGGAAGATTCCATGAAGTCTAGTTTTGAAAATGGTATGATTTTGGGTTCTGCATGTGGAAACCCTGGAGTATGCAACTCTGAAGGTATAGATGGAACTGAGTCCTCAGCTGATGCTCCAATTGAATTTTCTCCTTCAAATTCAGCAAGGGATTTAGATCCATCTCAAACATCAACATTGTATTGCCAAAGCTCCCTATTGGACAAGAGTGAAAATGGAGAGCTCATTGAGATGTACCCTGACAGATGTGGAAACTCGGAACAATCTCCAGATGTACCAGAAGCTTTAACTTGTCTAATGGGCAGCAGTGATGAGATTCATGAATTGGAAACTATGAGGAGAAACTGCAAACATTTAAACGGCAGCGATGGTGTTAACAGTGATTCCATAGTCCCTTCCTACATGGAAGGAATTTTACTCCTTTTCAAACAAGCCATTGACAGTGGCATGGCACTCGTGCTGAATGAAAATGAGTTTGCTGATGCCAATTATGTGTATCAAAAGTCTGTTGCTTTTACAAAGACGGCTCCACGATACCTGGTACTCCGGCATACACCAAGGAAGTCCCATGGTACCCAGAAGACTGAGCCAGCCAAGAATGTAAGGATAAATAAGCATCTTGAAGAACATAAAGTATCTGATCAtgtcaaaaagaaagaaattgtcATGGGAGGATCAAGAATGCAGAGAAATGATCACGCACGAGAATTTCTATCAGATGTTGTTCCACAGGGTACCTTAAGAGTAGATGAACTTGCTAAATTACTGGCTTAA